Proteins found in one Pelmatolapia mariae isolate MD_Pm_ZW linkage group LG7, Pm_UMD_F_2, whole genome shotgun sequence genomic segment:
- the add1 gene encoding alpha-adducin isoform X2 — MTKGKQQIGKEKVKNTKVLDFRKSGTNAIAKIAMSTSAVSSLNRVWSFLTRGRRGQPRMNGESGAGVVTAPPPTTAPHKERYFDRVDESSPEYQRERNMAPDLRQDFNMMEQRKRVSMILQSPAFCEELETMIQDQLKKGKTPTSLLALQQIADFMTTSMPSMYPAAPQGGMAALNMSLGMVTPVNDLRGSDSISYDKGEKLLRCKLAAFYRLADLFGWSELIYNHLTVRVNSDQERFLIVPFGLLYSEVTASSLVKINLQGEIVDRGSTNLGVNQAGFTLHSAIYAARPDVKCIVHIHTPAGAAVSAMKCGLLPISPEALSLGEVAYHDYYGILVDEEESTLIQRNLGPKSKVLILRNHGLVSVGETVEDAFYYIHNLVTACEIQVRTLASAGGPDNLVMLDPGKYKSRPQVPEPAGDGSSTHPKWQVGEQEFEALMRMLDNLGYRTGYPYRCPALRDKGKKYSDVEMASSAHGGYSYGEDSDSGARSPLKHSFQRGQRDKTRWLNASGRPDEPSEDGADGSSPKSKPKVWTNITHDHVKPLLQSLSSGVCVPSCITNCLWTKEDGLRQAAAVNQFIPLNTNPKEVLEMRNKIREQNLQDIKTAGPQSQVLCASTVVERSFNQGELVTASKAIIEKEYQPKVIVSKQGPNPFTKLTDQELEEYRREVEFKQKGVQGRSMSRGGSASAVPSPAPQTAQMGQASSPPPSAADSSSLEKAQPTAATPASEHGSSSVGGGEPSQSGADSAGTVADDVFSTADEVFSAPDSPHKDFHCAVLRALSKEPSVVDAAKAGQAPDPGQLVESENEPKDPKPTSTPPSTPIRAEEESLPEQTFKDESDAATLRQTLPDLTPDDPSDAPALPAEDSTPATADTAEGEEAADAGDQEGDESPSKSPSKKKKKFRTPSFLKKNKKKSES, encoded by the exons ATGACAAAAGGAAAGCAACAGATAGGAAAAGAAAAGGTGAAGAACACAAAAGTGCTTGATTTTAGGAAATCGGGGACGAATGCCATTGCAAAGATAGCCATGTCAACCTCAGCTGTCTCCTCTTTGAACAGAGTCTGGAGTTTCCTTACACGTGGAAGAC GAGGCCAGCCCAGGATGAACGGCGAGTCAGGTGCCGGGGTGGTGACAGCCCCCCCTCCCACCACAGCCCCCCACAAGGAGCGATATTTTGACCGGGTAGATGAGAGCAGTCCAGAGTACCAGAGGGAGAGGAACATGGCACCGGACCTGCGACAGGACTTCAACATGATGGAGCAGAGGAAGAGGGTCTCCATGATCCTACAGAGCCCC GCCTTTTGCGAGGAGCTAGAGACGATGATCCAGGATCAGCTGAAGAAGGGAAAGACGCCCACAAGCCTATTGGCTCTGCAGCAGATCGCAGATTTCATGACCACCAGTATGCCTTCCATGTACCCTGCAGCACCACAAGGAGGCATGGCGGCACTCAATATGA GTTTGGGAATGGTGACTCCAGTCAATGATCTGCGTGGCTCTGACTCCATCTCCTACGACAAGGGCGAGAAGCTGCTGCGCTGCAAGTTGGCTGCCTTTTATCGGCTGGCTGACTTGTTTGGCTGGTCTGAGCTCATCTACAACCACCTCACA GTCAGAGTGAATTCAGACCAGGAGCGCTTCCTTATTGTTCCCTTTGGGCTCCTTTACAGTGAAGTCACTGCCTCCAGTTTG GTGAAGATTAATCTCCAAGGTGAAATAGTAGACCGTGGCAGCACCAACCTTGGAGTCAACCAGGCCGGTTTCACTCTCCACTCTGCCATCTATGCTGCACGTCCTGATGTCAAGTGTATCGtacatatacatacacctgCAGGGGCAGCG gTGTCGGCCATGAAATGCGGACTGTTACCCATCTCTCCTGAGGCCCTATCCCTGGGTGAGGTGGCCTACCATGACTACTACGGCATCCTCGTGGATGAGGAAGAAAGTACTCTTATACAGAGAAACCTTGGCCCTAAAAGCAAG GTGTTGATTCTTAGGAACCATGGCTTGGTGTCAGTAGGTGAAACAGTGGAGGACGCTTTCTATTACATCCACAATCTGGTCACTGCCTGTGAGATCCAG GTACGAACACTGGCCAGCGCTGGAGGGCCAGATAATCTGGTGATGCTGGACCCTGGGAAATACAAGTCACGCCCACAGGTCCCTGAGCCAGCTGGTGACGGGTCCTCAACCCATCCCAAGTGGCAAGTCGGGGAGCAGGAGTTTGAAGCCCTCATGAGAATGCTCGACAACTTG GGCTACAGAACGGGCTATCCTTACCGCTGCCCAGCCTTGCGAGACAAAGGTAAAAAGTACAGTGATGTGGAGATGGCCTCCTCCGCCCACGGTGGTTACTCATATGGGGAGGACAGTGACTCAGGTGCTCGCTCCCCATTGAAACACAGCTTCCAGCGCGGCCAGCGCGACAAGACCCGCTGGCTAAATGCCAGTGGCCGCCCCGATGAGCCCTCTGAGGACGGGGCCGACGGCAGCAGCCCCAAGTCGAAGCCTAAGGTGTGGACGAACATAACACATGATCACGTCAAACCCTTGCTGCAGTCTCTCTCGTCCGGTGTCTGCGTGCCAAGCTGTATAACCAACTGCTTG TGGACAAAGGaagatgggctccgccaggctGCTGCAGTCAATCAGTTCATCCCACTGAACACCAACCCAAAGGAAGTCCTGGAAATGAGGAATAAG ATCCGGGAGCAGAACCTGCAGGACATAAAGACAGCAGGGCCCCAGTCTCAGGTTCTGTGTGCCAGCACTGTGGTCGAACGCTCCTTTAACCAG GGTGAACTGGTGACTGCATCCAAGGCAATCATCGAAAAGGAGTATCAGCCCAAGGTTATCGTCAGCAAGCAGGGGCCCAACCCCTTCACCAAACTCACCGACCAGGAGCTGGAGGAGTACCGCAGGGAGGTGGAGTTTAAACAGAAAGGAG TGCAGGGTCGATCCATGAGTAGGGGGGGATCAGCCTCTGCTGTACCCAGCCCGGCGCCTCAAACGGCACAGATGGGTCAAGCCTCATCACCTCCACCGTCTGCAGCTGACTCCTCCAGCTTAGAGAAAGCCCAGCCTACAGCTGCCACCCCAGCCTCTGAGCACGGCTCCTCTTCTGTCGGCGGAGGTGAGCCATCTCAGAGCGGAGCAGACTCTGCAGGAACAGTGGCAGACGATGTTTTTTCGACTGCAGACGAGGTTTTTTCAGCCCCAGATTCTCCACATAAGGACTTCCACTGTGCTGTGCTGCGAGCCCTCAGCAAGGAGCCTTCGGTGGTAGATGCAGCTAAGGCAGGTCAGGCTCCAG ATCCAGGGCAGCTTGTAGAGTCTGAGAACGAGCCTAAAGACCCCAAACCCACATCCACACCACCCAGCACCCCAATCAGAGCAGAGGAAG AGTCCTTGCCAGAACAAACCTTTAAGGATGAGAGTGACGCAGCCACCCTGAGACAGACCCTTCCAGATTTAACACCTGATGACCCTTCAGATGCTCCAGCGCTTCCTGCCGAAGACTCCACCCCCGCCACTGCCGACACAGCCGAGGGGGAGGAAGCCGCTGATGCCGGAGACCAGGAGGGTGACGAGTCTCCCAGCAAGTCCCcctccaaaaagaaaaagaagtttcGCACTCCTTCCTtcctaaagaaaaacaaaaaaaagtctgagTCCTAG
- the add1 gene encoding alpha-adducin isoform X17, with product MTKGKQQIGKEKVKNTKVLDFRKSGTNAIAKIAMSTSAVSSLNRVWSFLTRGRRGQPRMNGESGAGVVTAPPPTTAPHKERYFDRVDESSPEYQRERNMAPDLRQDFNMMEQRKRVSMILQSPAFCEELETMIQDQLKKGKTPTSLLALQQIADFMTTSMPSMYPAAPQGGMAALNMSLGMVTPVNDLRGSDSISYDKGEKLLRCKLAAFYRLADLFGWSELIYNHLTVRVNSDQERFLIVPFGLLYSEVTASSLVKINLQGEIVDRGSTNLGVNQAGFTLHSAIYAARPDVKCIVHIHTPAGAAVSAMKCGLLPISPEALSLGEVAYHDYYGILVDEEESTLIQRNLGPKSKVLILRNHGLVSVGETVEDAFYYIHNLVTACEIQVRTLASAGGPDNLVMLDPGKYKSRPQVPEPAGDGSSTHPKWQVGEQEFEALMRMLDNLGYRTGYPYRCPALRDKGKKYSDVEMASSAHGGYSYGEDSDSGARSPLKHSFQRGQRDKTRWLNASGRPDEPSEDGADGSSPKSKPKVWTNITHDHVKPLLQSLSSGVCVPSCITNCLWTKEDGLRQAAAVNQFIPLNTNPKEVLEMRNKIREQNLQDIKTAGPQSQVLCASTVVERSFNQRVSIWQDAPLSDCTDTIDGLDVSEGSYSPAKSIRKGELVTASKAIIEKEYQPKVIVSKQGPNPFTKLTDQELEEYRREVEFKQKGGEVQGRSMSRGGSASAVPSPAPQTAQMGQASSPPPSAADSSSLEKAQPTAATPASEHGSSSVGGGEPSQSGADSAGTVADDVFSTADEVFSAPDSPHKDFHCAVLRALSKEPSVVDAAKAGQAPDPGQLVESENEPKDPKPTSTPPSTPIRAEEESLPEQTFKDESDAATLRQTLPDLTPDDPSDAPALPAEDSTPATADTAEGEEAADAGDQEGDESPSKSPSKKKKKFRTPSFLKKNKKKSES from the exons ATGACAAAAGGAAAGCAACAGATAGGAAAAGAAAAGGTGAAGAACACAAAAGTGCTTGATTTTAGGAAATCGGGGACGAATGCCATTGCAAAGATAGCCATGTCAACCTCAGCTGTCTCCTCTTTGAACAGAGTCTGGAGTTTCCTTACACGTGGAAGAC GAGGCCAGCCCAGGATGAACGGCGAGTCAGGTGCCGGGGTGGTGACAGCCCCCCCTCCCACCACAGCCCCCCACAAGGAGCGATATTTTGACCGGGTAGATGAGAGCAGTCCAGAGTACCAGAGGGAGAGGAACATGGCACCGGACCTGCGACAGGACTTCAACATGATGGAGCAGAGGAAGAGGGTCTCCATGATCCTACAGAGCCCC GCCTTTTGCGAGGAGCTAGAGACGATGATCCAGGATCAGCTGAAGAAGGGAAAGACGCCCACAAGCCTATTGGCTCTGCAGCAGATCGCAGATTTCATGACCACCAGTATGCCTTCCATGTACCCTGCAGCACCACAAGGAGGCATGGCGGCACTCAATATGA GTTTGGGAATGGTGACTCCAGTCAATGATCTGCGTGGCTCTGACTCCATCTCCTACGACAAGGGCGAGAAGCTGCTGCGCTGCAAGTTGGCTGCCTTTTATCGGCTGGCTGACTTGTTTGGCTGGTCTGAGCTCATCTACAACCACCTCACA GTCAGAGTGAATTCAGACCAGGAGCGCTTCCTTATTGTTCCCTTTGGGCTCCTTTACAGTGAAGTCACTGCCTCCAGTTTG GTGAAGATTAATCTCCAAGGTGAAATAGTAGACCGTGGCAGCACCAACCTTGGAGTCAACCAGGCCGGTTTCACTCTCCACTCTGCCATCTATGCTGCACGTCCTGATGTCAAGTGTATCGtacatatacatacacctgCAGGGGCAGCG gTGTCGGCCATGAAATGCGGACTGTTACCCATCTCTCCTGAGGCCCTATCCCTGGGTGAGGTGGCCTACCATGACTACTACGGCATCCTCGTGGATGAGGAAGAAAGTACTCTTATACAGAGAAACCTTGGCCCTAAAAGCAAG GTGTTGATTCTTAGGAACCATGGCTTGGTGTCAGTAGGTGAAACAGTGGAGGACGCTTTCTATTACATCCACAATCTGGTCACTGCCTGTGAGATCCAG GTACGAACACTGGCCAGCGCTGGAGGGCCAGATAATCTGGTGATGCTGGACCCTGGGAAATACAAGTCACGCCCACAGGTCCCTGAGCCAGCTGGTGACGGGTCCTCAACCCATCCCAAGTGGCAAGTCGGGGAGCAGGAGTTTGAAGCCCTCATGAGAATGCTCGACAACTTG GGCTACAGAACGGGCTATCCTTACCGCTGCCCAGCCTTGCGAGACAAAGGTAAAAAGTACAGTGATGTGGAGATGGCCTCCTCCGCCCACGGTGGTTACTCATATGGGGAGGACAGTGACTCAGGTGCTCGCTCCCCATTGAAACACAGCTTCCAGCGCGGCCAGCGCGACAAGACCCGCTGGCTAAATGCCAGTGGCCGCCCCGATGAGCCCTCTGAGGACGGGGCCGACGGCAGCAGCCCCAAGTCGAAGCCTAAGGTGTGGACGAACATAACACATGATCACGTCAAACCCTTGCTGCAGTCTCTCTCGTCCGGTGTCTGCGTGCCAAGCTGTATAACCAACTGCTTG TGGACAAAGGaagatgggctccgccaggctGCTGCAGTCAATCAGTTCATCCCACTGAACACCAACCCAAAGGAAGTCCTGGAAATGAGGAATAAG ATCCGGGAGCAGAACCTGCAGGACATAAAGACAGCAGGGCCCCAGTCTCAGGTTCTGTGTGCCAGCACTGTGGTCGAACGCTCCTTTAACCAG AGAGTGTCAATCTGGCAG GACGCCCCTCTGTCTGACTGTACAGACACTATTGATGGCCTTGATGTGTCCGAGGGCTCCTATAGTCCTGCTAAATCTATTAGAAAG GGTGAACTGGTGACTGCATCCAAGGCAATCATCGAAAAGGAGTATCAGCCCAAGGTTATCGTCAGCAAGCAGGGGCCCAACCCCTTCACCAAACTCACCGACCAGGAGCTGGAGGAGTACCGCAGGGAGGTGGAGTTTAAACAGAAAGGAGGTGAAG TGCAGGGTCGATCCATGAGTAGGGGGGGATCAGCCTCTGCTGTACCCAGCCCGGCGCCTCAAACGGCACAGATGGGTCAAGCCTCATCACCTCCACCGTCTGCAGCTGACTCCTCCAGCTTAGAGAAAGCCCAGCCTACAGCTGCCACCCCAGCCTCTGAGCACGGCTCCTCTTCTGTCGGCGGAGGTGAGCCATCTCAGAGCGGAGCAGACTCTGCAGGAACAGTGGCAGACGATGTTTTTTCGACTGCAGACGAGGTTTTTTCAGCCCCAGATTCTCCACATAAGGACTTCCACTGTGCTGTGCTGCGAGCCCTCAGCAAGGAGCCTTCGGTGGTAGATGCAGCTAAGGCAGGTCAGGCTCCAG ATCCAGGGCAGCTTGTAGAGTCTGAGAACGAGCCTAAAGACCCCAAACCCACATCCACACCACCCAGCACCCCAATCAGAGCAGAGGAAG AGTCCTTGCCAGAACAAACCTTTAAGGATGAGAGTGACGCAGCCACCCTGAGACAGACCCTTCCAGATTTAACACCTGATGACCCTTCAGATGCTCCAGCGCTTCCTGCCGAAGACTCCACCCCCGCCACTGCCGACACAGCCGAGGGGGAGGAAGCCGCTGATGCCGGAGACCAGGAGGGTGACGAGTCTCCCAGCAAGTCCCcctccaaaaagaaaaagaagtttcGCACTCCTTCCTtcctaaagaaaaacaaaaaaaagtctgagTCCTAG
- the add1 gene encoding alpha-adducin isoform X18: protein MTKGKQQIGKEKVKNTKVLDFRKSGTNAIAKIAMSTSAVSSLNRVWSFLTRGRRGQPRMNGESGAGVVTAPPPTTAPHKERYFDRVDESSPEYQRERNMAPDLRQDFNMMEQRKRVSMILQSPAFCEELETMIQDQLKKGKTPTSLLALQQIADFMTTSMPSMYPAAPQGGMAALNMSLGMVTPVNDLRGSDSISYDKGEKLLRCKLAAFYRLADLFGWSELIYNHLTVRVNSDQERFLIVPFGLLYSEVTASSLVKINLQGEIVDRGSTNLGVNQAGFTLHSAIYAARPDVKCIVHIHTPAGAAVSAMKCGLLPISPEALSLGEVAYHDYYGILVDEEESTLIQRNLGPKSKVLILRNHGLVSVGETVEDAFYYIHNLVTACEIQVRTLASAGGPDNLVMLDPGKYKSRPQVPEPAGDGSSTHPKWQVGEQEFEALMRMLDNLGYRTGYPYRCPALRDKGKKYSDVEMASSAHGGYSYGEDSDSGARSPLKHSFQRGQRDKTRWLNASGRPDEPSEDGADGSSPKSKPKWTKEDGLRQAAAVNQFIPLNTNPKEVLEMRNKIREQNLQDIKTAGPQSQVLCASTVVERSFNQGELVTASKAIIEKEYQPKVIVSKQGPNPFTKLTDQELEEYRREVEFKQKGGEVQGRSMSRGGSASAVPSPAPQTAQMGQASSPPPSAADSSSLEKAQPTAATPASEHGSSSVGGGEPSQSGADSAGTVADDVFSTADEVFSAPDSPHKDFHCAVLRALSKEPSVVDAAKAGQAPDPGQLVESENEPKDPKPTSTPPSTPIRAEEGDGNSKEYLLP, encoded by the exons ATGACAAAAGGAAAGCAACAGATAGGAAAAGAAAAGGTGAAGAACACAAAAGTGCTTGATTTTAGGAAATCGGGGACGAATGCCATTGCAAAGATAGCCATGTCAACCTCAGCTGTCTCCTCTTTGAACAGAGTCTGGAGTTTCCTTACACGTGGAAGAC GAGGCCAGCCCAGGATGAACGGCGAGTCAGGTGCCGGGGTGGTGACAGCCCCCCCTCCCACCACAGCCCCCCACAAGGAGCGATATTTTGACCGGGTAGATGAGAGCAGTCCAGAGTACCAGAGGGAGAGGAACATGGCACCGGACCTGCGACAGGACTTCAACATGATGGAGCAGAGGAAGAGGGTCTCCATGATCCTACAGAGCCCC GCCTTTTGCGAGGAGCTAGAGACGATGATCCAGGATCAGCTGAAGAAGGGAAAGACGCCCACAAGCCTATTGGCTCTGCAGCAGATCGCAGATTTCATGACCACCAGTATGCCTTCCATGTACCCTGCAGCACCACAAGGAGGCATGGCGGCACTCAATATGA GTTTGGGAATGGTGACTCCAGTCAATGATCTGCGTGGCTCTGACTCCATCTCCTACGACAAGGGCGAGAAGCTGCTGCGCTGCAAGTTGGCTGCCTTTTATCGGCTGGCTGACTTGTTTGGCTGGTCTGAGCTCATCTACAACCACCTCACA GTCAGAGTGAATTCAGACCAGGAGCGCTTCCTTATTGTTCCCTTTGGGCTCCTTTACAGTGAAGTCACTGCCTCCAGTTTG GTGAAGATTAATCTCCAAGGTGAAATAGTAGACCGTGGCAGCACCAACCTTGGAGTCAACCAGGCCGGTTTCACTCTCCACTCTGCCATCTATGCTGCACGTCCTGATGTCAAGTGTATCGtacatatacatacacctgCAGGGGCAGCG gTGTCGGCCATGAAATGCGGACTGTTACCCATCTCTCCTGAGGCCCTATCCCTGGGTGAGGTGGCCTACCATGACTACTACGGCATCCTCGTGGATGAGGAAGAAAGTACTCTTATACAGAGAAACCTTGGCCCTAAAAGCAAG GTGTTGATTCTTAGGAACCATGGCTTGGTGTCAGTAGGTGAAACAGTGGAGGACGCTTTCTATTACATCCACAATCTGGTCACTGCCTGTGAGATCCAG GTACGAACACTGGCCAGCGCTGGAGGGCCAGATAATCTGGTGATGCTGGACCCTGGGAAATACAAGTCACGCCCACAGGTCCCTGAGCCAGCTGGTGACGGGTCCTCAACCCATCCCAAGTGGCAAGTCGGGGAGCAGGAGTTTGAAGCCCTCATGAGAATGCTCGACAACTTG GGCTACAGAACGGGCTATCCTTACCGCTGCCCAGCCTTGCGAGACAAAGGTAAAAAGTACAGTGATGTGGAGATGGCCTCCTCCGCCCACGGTGGTTACTCATATGGGGAGGACAGTGACTCAGGTGCTCGCTCCCCATTGAAACACAGCTTCCAGCGCGGCCAGCGCGACAAGACCCGCTGGCTAAATGCCAGTGGCCGCCCCGATGAGCCCTCTGAGGACGGGGCCGACGGCAGCAGCCCCAAGTCGAAGCCTAAG TGGACAAAGGaagatgggctccgccaggctGCTGCAGTCAATCAGTTCATCCCACTGAACACCAACCCAAAGGAAGTCCTGGAAATGAGGAATAAG ATCCGGGAGCAGAACCTGCAGGACATAAAGACAGCAGGGCCCCAGTCTCAGGTTCTGTGTGCCAGCACTGTGGTCGAACGCTCCTTTAACCAG GGTGAACTGGTGACTGCATCCAAGGCAATCATCGAAAAGGAGTATCAGCCCAAGGTTATCGTCAGCAAGCAGGGGCCCAACCCCTTCACCAAACTCACCGACCAGGAGCTGGAGGAGTACCGCAGGGAGGTGGAGTTTAAACAGAAAGGAGGTGAAG TGCAGGGTCGATCCATGAGTAGGGGGGGATCAGCCTCTGCTGTACCCAGCCCGGCGCCTCAAACGGCACAGATGGGTCAAGCCTCATCACCTCCACCGTCTGCAGCTGACTCCTCCAGCTTAGAGAAAGCCCAGCCTACAGCTGCCACCCCAGCCTCTGAGCACGGCTCCTCTTCTGTCGGCGGAGGTGAGCCATCTCAGAGCGGAGCAGACTCTGCAGGAACAGTGGCAGACGATGTTTTTTCGACTGCAGACGAGGTTTTTTCAGCCCCAGATTCTCCACATAAGGACTTCCACTGTGCTGTGCTGCGAGCCCTCAGCAAGGAGCCTTCGGTGGTAGATGCAGCTAAGGCAGGTCAGGCTCCAG ATCCAGGGCAGCTTGTAGAGTCTGAGAACGAGCCTAAAGACCCCAAACCCACATCCACACCACCCAGCACCCCAATCAGAGCAGAGGAAG GAGATGGAAATTCAAAAGAGTACCTGTTACCATAG
- the add1 gene encoding alpha-adducin isoform X3 has translation MTKGKQQIGKEKVKNTKVLDFRKSGTNAIAKIAMSTSAVSSLNRVWSFLTRGRRGQPRMNGESGAGVVTAPPPTTAPHKERYFDRVDESSPEYQRERNMAPDLRQDFNMMEQRKRVSMILQSPAFCEELETMIQDQLKKGKTPTSLLALQQIADFMTTSMPSMYPAAPQGGMAALNMSLGMVTPVNDLRGSDSISYDKGEKLLRCKLAAFYRLADLFGWSELIYNHLTVRVNSDQERFLIVPFGLLYSEVTASSLVKINLQGEIVDRGSTNLGVNQAGFTLHSAIYAARPDVKCIVHIHTPAGAAVSAMKCGLLPISPEALSLGEVAYHDYYGILVDEEESTLIQRNLGPKSKVLILRNHGLVSVGETVEDAFYYIHNLVTACEIQVRTLASAGGPDNLVMLDPGKYKSRPQVPEPAGDGSSTHPKWQVGEQEFEALMRMLDNLGYRTGYPYRCPALRDKGKKYSDVEMASSAHGGYSYGEDSDSGARSPLKHSFQRGQRDKTRWLNASGRPDEPSEDGADGSSPKSKPKVWTNITHDHVKPLLQSLSSGVCVPSCITNCLWTKEDGLRQAAAVNQFIPLNTNPKEVLEMRNKIREQNLQDIKTAGPQSQVLCASTVVERSFNQGELVTASKAIIEKEYQPKVIVSKQGPNPFTKLTDQELEEYRREVEFKQKGGEVQGRSMSRGGSASAVPSPAPQTAQMGQASSPPPSAADSSSLEKAQPTAATPASEHGSSSVGGGEPSQSGADSAGTVADDVFSTADEVFSAPDSPHKDFHCAVLRALSKEPSVVDAAKADPGQLVESENEPKDPKPTSTPPSTPIRAEEESLPEQTFKDESDAATLRQTLPDLTPDDPSDAPALPAEDSTPATADTAEGEEAADAGDQEGDESPSKSPSKKKKKFRTPSFLKKNKKKSES, from the exons ATGACAAAAGGAAAGCAACAGATAGGAAAAGAAAAGGTGAAGAACACAAAAGTGCTTGATTTTAGGAAATCGGGGACGAATGCCATTGCAAAGATAGCCATGTCAACCTCAGCTGTCTCCTCTTTGAACAGAGTCTGGAGTTTCCTTACACGTGGAAGAC GAGGCCAGCCCAGGATGAACGGCGAGTCAGGTGCCGGGGTGGTGACAGCCCCCCCTCCCACCACAGCCCCCCACAAGGAGCGATATTTTGACCGGGTAGATGAGAGCAGTCCAGAGTACCAGAGGGAGAGGAACATGGCACCGGACCTGCGACAGGACTTCAACATGATGGAGCAGAGGAAGAGGGTCTCCATGATCCTACAGAGCCCC GCCTTTTGCGAGGAGCTAGAGACGATGATCCAGGATCAGCTGAAGAAGGGAAAGACGCCCACAAGCCTATTGGCTCTGCAGCAGATCGCAGATTTCATGACCACCAGTATGCCTTCCATGTACCCTGCAGCACCACAAGGAGGCATGGCGGCACTCAATATGA GTTTGGGAATGGTGACTCCAGTCAATGATCTGCGTGGCTCTGACTCCATCTCCTACGACAAGGGCGAGAAGCTGCTGCGCTGCAAGTTGGCTGCCTTTTATCGGCTGGCTGACTTGTTTGGCTGGTCTGAGCTCATCTACAACCACCTCACA GTCAGAGTGAATTCAGACCAGGAGCGCTTCCTTATTGTTCCCTTTGGGCTCCTTTACAGTGAAGTCACTGCCTCCAGTTTG GTGAAGATTAATCTCCAAGGTGAAATAGTAGACCGTGGCAGCACCAACCTTGGAGTCAACCAGGCCGGTTTCACTCTCCACTCTGCCATCTATGCTGCACGTCCTGATGTCAAGTGTATCGtacatatacatacacctgCAGGGGCAGCG gTGTCGGCCATGAAATGCGGACTGTTACCCATCTCTCCTGAGGCCCTATCCCTGGGTGAGGTGGCCTACCATGACTACTACGGCATCCTCGTGGATGAGGAAGAAAGTACTCTTATACAGAGAAACCTTGGCCCTAAAAGCAAG GTGTTGATTCTTAGGAACCATGGCTTGGTGTCAGTAGGTGAAACAGTGGAGGACGCTTTCTATTACATCCACAATCTGGTCACTGCCTGTGAGATCCAG GTACGAACACTGGCCAGCGCTGGAGGGCCAGATAATCTGGTGATGCTGGACCCTGGGAAATACAAGTCACGCCCACAGGTCCCTGAGCCAGCTGGTGACGGGTCCTCAACCCATCCCAAGTGGCAAGTCGGGGAGCAGGAGTTTGAAGCCCTCATGAGAATGCTCGACAACTTG GGCTACAGAACGGGCTATCCTTACCGCTGCCCAGCCTTGCGAGACAAAGGTAAAAAGTACAGTGATGTGGAGATGGCCTCCTCCGCCCACGGTGGTTACTCATATGGGGAGGACAGTGACTCAGGTGCTCGCTCCCCATTGAAACACAGCTTCCAGCGCGGCCAGCGCGACAAGACCCGCTGGCTAAATGCCAGTGGCCGCCCCGATGAGCCCTCTGAGGACGGGGCCGACGGCAGCAGCCCCAAGTCGAAGCCTAAGGTGTGGACGAACATAACACATGATCACGTCAAACCCTTGCTGCAGTCTCTCTCGTCCGGTGTCTGCGTGCCAAGCTGTATAACCAACTGCTTG TGGACAAAGGaagatgggctccgccaggctGCTGCAGTCAATCAGTTCATCCCACTGAACACCAACCCAAAGGAAGTCCTGGAAATGAGGAATAAG ATCCGGGAGCAGAACCTGCAGGACATAAAGACAGCAGGGCCCCAGTCTCAGGTTCTGTGTGCCAGCACTGTGGTCGAACGCTCCTTTAACCAG GGTGAACTGGTGACTGCATCCAAGGCAATCATCGAAAAGGAGTATCAGCCCAAGGTTATCGTCAGCAAGCAGGGGCCCAACCCCTTCACCAAACTCACCGACCAGGAGCTGGAGGAGTACCGCAGGGAGGTGGAGTTTAAACAGAAAGGAGGTGAAG TGCAGGGTCGATCCATGAGTAGGGGGGGATCAGCCTCTGCTGTACCCAGCCCGGCGCCTCAAACGGCACAGATGGGTCAAGCCTCATCACCTCCACCGTCTGCAGCTGACTCCTCCAGCTTAGAGAAAGCCCAGCCTACAGCTGCCACCCCAGCCTCTGAGCACGGCTCCTCTTCTGTCGGCGGAGGTGAGCCATCTCAGAGCGGAGCAGACTCTGCAGGAACAGTGGCAGACGATGTTTTTTCGACTGCAGACGAGGTTTTTTCAGCCCCAGATTCTCCACATAAGGACTTCCACTGTGCTGTGCTGCGAGCCCTCAGCAAGGAGCCTTCGGTGGTAGATGCAGCTAAGGCAG ATCCAGGGCAGCTTGTAGAGTCTGAGAACGAGCCTAAAGACCCCAAACCCACATCCACACCACCCAGCACCCCAATCAGAGCAGAGGAAG AGTCCTTGCCAGAACAAACCTTTAAGGATGAGAGTGACGCAGCCACCCTGAGACAGACCCTTCCAGATTTAACACCTGATGACCCTTCAGATGCTCCAGCGCTTCCTGCCGAAGACTCCACCCCCGCCACTGCCGACACAGCCGAGGGGGAGGAAGCCGCTGATGCCGGAGACCAGGAGGGTGACGAGTCTCCCAGCAAGTCCCcctccaaaaagaaaaagaagtttcGCACTCCTTCCTtcctaaagaaaaacaaaaaaaagtctgagTCCTAG